TGACGACGGTCTTCGGCGCGGCGTGGGTGAACAGCGCCGGGTGGGACATCATCTCGTGGTAGAGGAAGTTGTCGCGCGTGGTGACCATCATCGCGCCGTCGATCAGCATCACGTTGCCCCAGTCGGTCGATTCATAGATCTCGATCTTCTGGAACGGCGACTGCACCTCGTCGAGCTTGGCGTTGACGCGGAACCCGATCGCCGAGCCGGAGTTGTCGAAATTCTCGTAGAGCCAGGTCGGGGCGGTCATGCGCGCAGGTCCATGGGTGTGGGGGCGCGCATTGTAGCCGAGGGTCCGTGACCGCTCGGGGTCGCCGGGCCCGCTTCGCGGCGGAAATCCGCGCCCGCATGCGCGGCGCCCCCCCACAAAGACCGTGGATGGGGCCCAGCCAAGCCTCGCGCGGCGGGTGCGCACGGTCGCCCATGCGCCCCAGCGTTCGCGCCCGCTGCCGGTGCCGGTGCCGCTGGACGCGAGTCACCGTCGCTTGGGGCGCCAGCCCCTAGACTATGCGGCCCACGTACACCCGGAATGCCGCCGATGACCGCCTGGTCCACCGACCTCGCCCGCAAGACCTATTCGATCCCGCACTGGAGCGAAGGGTATTTCGACGTCGACGACGCGGGTCGCATCGTCGTGTCGCCGCGCGGCGCCCACGGCCCGACCATTGCGCTGTCGGAGGCTGTCGATGCGGCGCGCGCCAATGGCGCGCAGCTGCCGATGCTGGTGCGCTTCCCCGATATCCTCGGTGACCGTCTCGCGCGCTTGCAGGAGGCGTTCGCGCAGGCCCAGGCGCAGTGGGAATACCCGGGCGGCTACACGGCGGTCTACCCGATCAAGGTCAACCAGCACCGCGGCGTCGCCGGCACCCTGGCCAGCCACCACGGTGACGGCTTCGGCCTGGAAGCGGGCAGCAAGCCGGAACTGATGGCGGTGCTGGCGCTGTCTCGGCCGGGTGGGCTGGTGGTCTGCAACGGCTACAAGGACCGCGAATACATCCGTCTGGCGCTGATCGGCCGCAAACTCGGGCTGCAGACGTTCATCGTCGTCGAAAAGCCCTCCGAACTGGCGCTGGTGATGGAAGAGGCCGCCGCGCTCGGGGTCAAGCCGGGCCTGGGCGTGCGCATGCGGCTGGCCTCGCTGGGGGCCGGCAAGTGGCAGAACAGCGGCGGCGACAAGGCCAAGTTCGGCCTCAACCCGCGCCAGCTGCTGGACCTGTGGAAGAAGCTGCGCGATGCCGGCATGGCCGACTGCCTGCAGCTGCTGCATTTCCACATGGGCTCGCAGATCTCCAATGTCCGCGACATCGCCAACGGCATGCGCGAGGCGACGCGCTACTTCGTAGAGCTGAGCAGGCTTGGCGCGGTGATCAGCCACGTCGACGTCGGTGGTGGTCTGGGTGTGGATTACGAGGGCACCCGCTCGCGCAGCTACAACTCGGTCAACTACAGCGTGCGCCAGTACGCCGGCTCGATCGTGCAGCCGCTGGCCCAGGCCTGCGCCGAGCACGGGCTTACCCCGCCGCGCATCGTCACCGAATGCGGCCGCGCGATGACCGCCCACCACGCGGTGCTGGTCGCCAATGTCTCGGAAGTCGAGCGCGCCCCCGAAGGCCGCGTGCCTGACGTCCACGATGACGAGCCGGCAGTGGTCGCCAACCTGCGCGAGTTGCATGGCGAACTGAGTTCGCGCCCGGCGGTGGAGCTGTTCCACGAAGCGCAGCACCAGCATGCCGAGGGCCTGGCACTGTACGCGCTCGGCCAGCTCGATCTCACCCATCGCGCGCGCATCGACGATCTCTTCTATGCGATCGCCCATGCGGTGCGCGCGCGCCTGACCTTCGACGAGAAGAGCCACCGTCCGCTGCTCGACGAACTCAACGAGCGCCTGGTCGACAAGTACTTCGTCAACTTCAGCGTGTTCGAATCGATGCCCGATGTCTGGGCGATCGAACAGGTGTTCCCGATCGTGCCGATCGAACGTCTGGACGAGATGCCCGAGCGTCGTGGCGTGATCGCGGATCTGACCTGCGATTCCGACGGCAAGATCGACATCTACGTCGAGAACGAGGACCTCGACAGCTCGCTGCCGCTGCATCCGCTGCGCAAGGGCGAGCAGTACCGGCTGGGGTTCTTCATGGTGGGCGCCTACCAGGAGATCCTCGGCGACATCCACAACCTCTTCGGCGACACCGATGCGATCGAAGTGAAGATCGATGGCAACGGCTTCGCGGTCGCGCAGCAGCGCCGCGGTGACACCACCGACGTGATGCTGGACTACGTGGGCTATGCACTGCCGGACCTGCGCGCGCGCTATGTCGAGCTGGTCGACGATGCATCGCTGCCGGGCGACGAATCGCAGCGGCTCAAGGATGCGCTCGAGGCCGGGCTCACCGGCTACACCTATCTGGACGACACACCGCTGGAGTGATGCGGGCCGCGCTCAGCGCGGCGCGACGCCGAACAGCTGTCGCGCCTCCTGCAGCGTCACTTGGCCGTCCCTGTCGAAGTCGGCCTGCAGCAGCAGGCCGAGCTGCCCCTGCTGGAAGTTGGCCAGGGTGATGCGGCCATCGCCGTCGAGATCGTAGAAGGCGAGAACGCCGCTAATCACCTTCGCCTGGAGGTCGGGCGGAAGCGACGAGGCGCCCGCATCGAGCTGCTGCTTGCGGACTTCGGCAACACTCCAGAGACCGTCGCCATCGAGATCGTGCCTGCGGAATTCGCGGGCGGTCGCCACGTCGCTTTCGGCCACGGTGATCACGCCGTCACGATTGGCATCGGCCTCGCGGAACACGCTCTCGACCTGCGCAGCGCCGCGTGGATTGCTCCAGCACGGCAGTGTCATCAACAGCAGCGGCATCAGCGTGGCGGCGGAGAATCCCTTCATTGCGTGGCGTCCTGCCTGGGGTTGCCGACACGTTAGCAAGGCGCGCAGCGCTCGGACTCGCGGCGGGGCATCGGATTTCCCCGCGTGCGCCGGCTGCGAATCGTCGCGGCCGCCATTCGCGACATGCAGTGGGCCGCAGGCGACGGCATTGCGGGCCGGCGCGCGGTCTATGCTGCGCCGATCGCGCGCCATGCCGCGCCCACGCCGACAGAGGTTTCCAATGCGTCGCTTCAATGCCCACCGCGCCGTCCTCGGCCTCGCGCTCGCCGCCGCGCTCACGGCCTGCGCCGATCCCGCGCCGCCGCCAACCACGGTCGACGCACCGCCGCCGCCGATGGCGACGGTCGATACCGCGCCCACCATCGAAAGCGCCGACGTCCATCGTTTCCGCATCGGCACGCTCGACGCCGCGGTCCTGCGCGACGGCGACATCGCGTTTGCAAATGACGGAAAGACGCTGGGCATCGGCGCGCCCAGGGCGGAGATGGACGCGGTCCTGACGAAGGCGGGCGAGGGGACCGACACCGTGCGCCTCGGCGTGCAGGCGCTGCTGGTGCGCAGCGGCGATCGCGTGCTGCTCTTCGACACTGGCGCCGGTGAGGCGAAGTTCGCCGATGCAGGGCGCCTGCCCACGTCACTGCGCGCGGCCGGCATCGAGCCCGACCAGGTCAGCGACATCTTCATCAGCCACGCCCATGGCGATCATGTCGGTGGCCTGGTGGATGCGGCGGGCCGGCCGATGTTCGCCAATGCGACCGTGCACCTGTCGGCGCCGGAATGGCAGGCGCTGCAGGGCGATGCCTCGAACGCCGCGCTCGTCGCCGCGATCGCGCCCCGTGTCGATGCGTTCGCGCCGGGCGCGGGGATCCTGCCGGGCGTCACCGCGGTCGAAGTCACGGGCCACACACCCGGCCACAGTGCCTTCGAGATCGCCGATGGCGACGCGCGCCTGCTCTACATCGGCGACGCGGCGCATCATTTCGCCGTCTCGGTGCAGCGTCCGCAATGGACGATCGCGTTCGATGGCGACGCGCCCACTGCCGAGGCCAGTCGCGAAGCCCTGCTCGCGCGGGTGGCGGACAGCGGCCTGACCATCGCCTCGCCGCATTTCCCGTTCCCGGGGCTGGGCCATATCGTGCGCCGTGACGACGGCTTCGTCTGGGCGCCGCTGCAGTAGCGGCGCGGCCAGCGGTTTCTGCGGCGCCCGTATCCGCCTTCGGGGCGGGCGCCACGCGTGCAGAGGAGTCGCTCGGGTTGCGCAGTGGCAGGCGCGGCCTCCGCGCTGCGGTTCGCGCGGCGAGGCATAGCCCGCGGCCCCGCGGGCGCTGTAGACGGAATCAGGCGTCGCGGTGGATCTGGAAGCCCGCGAACGACTGGCTGACCGGCATCACCTCGATGCGGTTGATGTTGAGATGCGCGGGCAGATTGGCCAGCCACCACAGGGTGTCGGCGATATCGTCAGCCGTGATCGGCTGCGCACCGGCGTAGAGCGTGTCCGACGCCGCCTGATCGCCTCCGGTGCGCACCAGGGTGAATTCTGTTTCGGCCAGCCCCGGCTCGATCGAGGTCACGCGCACGCCGGTGCCGTGCAGATCGCTGCGCAGGCCCAGCGAGAACTGGGTGACGAAGGCCTTGGTGCCGCCGTAGGTGTTGCCGCCGGGGTAGGGATAACTGCCCGCGACCGAGCTGACGTTGAGGATCGCGCCACGGCGCTCGATCAGCACCGGCAGCAGCGCATGAGTCAGCGTGACCAGCGCGGTGATGTTGGTGTCGATCATCTGCCGCCACTGCGCAAGGTCGGCGCGCTGCGCCGGCGCGGTGCCGAGCGCGAGGCCGGCATTGTTGACCAATGCGTCGATACCGCGGAAATCCGTCGGGATCGCATCGAGCGCGACGCGCATCGCGGCTTCGTCGCGGATGTCGAACGCGGCGGTGTGCAGACGCTCGCCGCCATGCGTCTCCACCAGCGCCTGCAGACGTTCGGCACGTCGCCCCGTCGCGACGACGCGCCAGCCGCCGGCCAGGAAGCGCGCCACCGTGGCGGCGCCGAAACCGGACGTCGCGCCGGTGACGAGGATGGTGCGGGTCATTGCGGAATCTCCGTGGGGCCATGCGCGCCGGCACGCACGGCGCGATCGATTCGGAACTCGTGCCGGCGCATGTCGCGCCGGCGGGCGCGGCTCACTGGGCGGCCTGATCCGCGCCGCAGCACTTCTTGTACTTCTTGCCGCTGCCGCAACTGCAGGGATCGTTGCGGCCGGGCACGTCCGCGCGCTTGGCCGGCGCCGGGCGCCGGTCGTGCAGGCGCTGCAGGTACATGTCGTAGAGCATGTCGGGGATGTCGTAGGACAGGTCGAAACGCTCGTCGAGGGTGAGCATCTCGACCTCGGTCATCTCCGCGTCCTCGAGCTGCGAGACATCGACGATCGCCAGGCGGGTGATCACGCCCAGGTCGTTGTCGATCGCATCGTGCTCCTGCATCCAGCTCGACCATTCGTCTTCGTGCTGCGCTGCGCCGCGCAGGAAGCCCGCCGCCCAGGCCGCGGCGAACGGGAAGTCGGCGGGGATGCCGTCGAGCGCGTCGTCATGGCCATTGGTGACCGGCGCGGCGTCGCCTTCCGGTTCCGGCGGCAGGCCCAGCAGCGGCATCAGCGCTTCGCGGTCCTGGGTTTCGGCCGGATCGTGGCGGATCCGCTGGCCCACTTCTGCCGCGAGTCGTGCGATCAGGGCTTCGGCCTCCCGGGTCTGGCGCTCGTCACGCCGCGCCACCGGGCCGGTGCCCCAGACCGCAGGCAGCACCGTGGCCAGGTCCACCTCGACCGGCCCGACTGCCAGCGCCGACAGGAAACCGTCGAGCATCTCCAGGTTGCCGAGCCCCGTCTGGGGGTCGCTGCAACGGTCCAGCAACTGGTCGAGGCGATCGAGTTCGGCGTCGGTCAGGGCGGTCGCGGAGGGAATGGTCATCTGGGAGTCCTCGCCGATGGCGATACGGGGGAACGCGGCGGCCGCGCCGGACCTGTCGATCGACAGCCCGGCGCCGTCGCGCACGCGACAGGGCCGCACAGTTTAGCGCCCGCGTCCGCGCCGGCGCCGGGAGTTACCAGACGCCGGGCAGCAACCGCCGCGTGGCGCGCGCATAGCGCGGATAGTCCACCGGGAATGCCGCCGACAATGCGGCTTCCTCGACATCGATGCGCCGCCGCAGCGCGAGCCACAGGGGGACGGCGACCACCAGCGGCGCCGCCCAGCTGCCGAGCGCACACACGAACCCGGCCAGGGTCGTGCACAGCCCGGTGTAGGCGGGGTGGCGCACGACGCGGTAGGGCCCGCTGCGGATCAGCCGGTGATCCGGCGCGATCGCCACGTCCACGGTGAAATGCTCGGCGAGCACGCGGATCGCCCACCAGCGCAGCAGCATGCCCAGCAGCATCAGCGTATTGCCGCCCCACAGCAGGAACGGTTGCCACGCAGCGGGCAGGCGTCCGGGCGACCACAGCGCCACGAACACCGCGGCCCCGACGCCGCCGCCGATCACCAGCACCAGGCGCGCCAGGGTCCCCCCATCACGGCTGCGGTCGGTCGCGCGTCGCCGCAGTCCGATCCAGAGTTCGCTCGCGCACCACAGTGCGCCAAGCGCCGCCAATACGAGCATGCCTGCCATGGATGACTCCAGAACAACGGGAGGACAGCCTTGCAGCCTCAGTGTGAGGTTGGAGTCCGCGGCGTGGCATCGCCCGGGGGCGCGGCCGTATCGGCGCCCGGATCGACCGGTTCCGACCGCGTCCGGCGGCGCCCGGTGGTGGACTTTCCGCGCGTGCGCGCCCGGCTTGCGCGGTGCTTCTGCAGCATGTCCTCGGCGAGCACCACATCCTCCGACAGGATGCCGGCAGCGCGCGCGATCGCGATCCGCGCCGCGGCGCGGTTCTCGTCGGGATTGGCCTGCAGCAGTTCGCGGATCGCCTCGCGCACCGAGGCCTGGGCGTTGTGCTTGAGCTTGAGTTCGCTGCCCTGCTGGAACAGCGCCAGCAGCACGTCGACGACGGGTTTGATCAATGCGGCTTCGATGGTCATGGCGCTCGTCTCCCTTGACCACCCAGTGTCCGCAGACCGATCGCGCGGACTGCGATCAGACTGCGACGGCCGGCACGGAATCGGGCGACAGCGGCCTAGATCGGG
The genomic region above belongs to Luteimonas chenhongjianii and contains:
- a CDS encoding SDR family NAD(P)-dependent oxidoreductase — encoded protein: MTRTILVTGATSGFGAATVARFLAGGWRVVATGRRAERLQALVETHGGERLHTAAFDIRDEAAMRVALDAIPTDFRGIDALVNNAGLALGTAPAQRADLAQWRQMIDTNITALVTLTHALLPVLIERRGAILNVSSVAGSYPYPGGNTYGGTKAFVTQFSLGLRSDLHGTGVRVTSIEPGLAETEFTLVRTGGDQAASDTLYAGAQPITADDIADTLWWLANLPAHLNINRIEVMPVSQSFAGFQIHRDA
- a CDS encoding methyltransferase family protein, yielding MAGMLVLAALGALWCASELWIGLRRRATDRSRDGGTLARLVLVIGGGVGAAVFVALWSPGRLPAAWQPFLLWGGNTLMLLGMLLRWWAIRVLAEHFTVDVAIAPDHRLIRSGPYRVVRHPAYTGLCTTLAGFVCALGSWAAPLVVAVPLWLALRRRIDVEEAALSAAFPVDYPRYARATRRLLPGVW
- the speA gene encoding arginine decarboxylase, translating into MTAWSTDLARKTYSIPHWSEGYFDVDDAGRIVVSPRGAHGPTIALSEAVDAARANGAQLPMLVRFPDILGDRLARLQEAFAQAQAQWEYPGGYTAVYPIKVNQHRGVAGTLASHHGDGFGLEAGSKPELMAVLALSRPGGLVVCNGYKDREYIRLALIGRKLGLQTFIVVEKPSELALVMEEAAALGVKPGLGVRMRLASLGAGKWQNSGGDKAKFGLNPRQLLDLWKKLRDAGMADCLQLLHFHMGSQISNVRDIANGMREATRYFVELSRLGAVISHVDVGGGLGVDYEGTRSRSYNSVNYSVRQYAGSIVQPLAQACAEHGLTPPRIVTECGRAMTAHHAVLVANVSEVERAPEGRVPDVHDDEPAVVANLRELHGELSSRPAVELFHEAQHQHAEGLALYALGQLDLTHRARIDDLFYAIAHAVRARLTFDEKSHRPLLDELNERLVDKYFVNFSVFESMPDVWAIEQVFPIVPIERLDEMPERRGVIADLTCDSDGKIDIYVENEDLDSSLPLHPLRKGEQYRLGFFMVGAYQEILGDIHNLFGDTDAIEVKIDGNGFAVAQQRRGDTTDVMLDYVGYALPDLRARYVELVDDASLPGDESQRLKDALEAGLTGYTYLDDTPLE
- a CDS encoding UPF0149 family protein; the protein is MTIPSATALTDAELDRLDQLLDRCSDPQTGLGNLEMLDGFLSALAVGPVEVDLATVLPAVWGTGPVARRDERQTREAEALIARLAAEVGQRIRHDPAETQDREALMPLLGLPPEPEGDAAPVTNGHDDALDGIPADFPFAAAWAAGFLRGAAQHEDEWSSWMQEHDAIDNDLGVITRLAIVDVSQLEDAEMTEVEMLTLDERFDLSYDIPDMLYDMYLQRLHDRRPAPAKRADVPGRNDPCSCGSGKKYKKCCGADQAAQ
- a CDS encoding EF-hand domain-containing protein; the protein is MKGFSAATLMPLLLMTLPCWSNPRGAAQVESVFREADANRDGVITVAESDVATAREFRRHDLDGDGLWSVAEVRKQQLDAGASSLPPDLQAKVISGVLAFYDLDGDGRITLANFQQGQLGLLLQADFDRDGQVTLQEARQLFGVAPR
- a CDS encoding MBL fold metallo-hydrolase → MRRFNAHRAVLGLALAAALTACADPAPPPTTVDAPPPPMATVDTAPTIESADVHRFRIGTLDAAVLRDGDIAFANDGKTLGIGAPRAEMDAVLTKAGEGTDTVRLGVQALLVRSGDRVLLFDTGAGEAKFADAGRLPTSLRAAGIEPDQVSDIFISHAHGDHVGGLVDAAGRPMFANATVHLSAPEWQALQGDASNAALVAAIAPRVDAFAPGAGILPGVTAVEVTGHTPGHSAFEIADGDARLLYIGDAAHHFAVSVQRPQWTIAFDGDAPTAEASREALLARVADSGLTIASPHFPFPGLGHIVRRDDGFVWAPLQ